The following are from one region of the Plutella xylostella chromosome 21, ilPluXylo3.1, whole genome shotgun sequence genome:
- the LOC105387069 gene encoding 40S ribosomal protein S6 — translation MKLNVSYPATGCQKLFEVVDEHKLRIFYEKRMGAEVDADLLGDEWKGYVLRVAGGNDKQGFPMKQGVLTNSRVRLLMSKGHSCYRPRRDGERKRKSVRGCIVDANLSVLALVIVRKGAQEIPGLTDGNVPRRLGPKRASKIRKLFNLTKEDDVRRYVVKRLLPAKEGKENAKPRYKAPRIQRLVTPVVLQRRRHRLALKKKRLNKRKTAEADYAKLLAQRKKESKVRRQEELRRRRSASMRDSKSSDKSAQK, via the exons ATGAAG CTGAACGTTTCGTACCCGGCAACGGGATGTCAGAAGTTGTTCGAAGTGGTGGACGAGCACAAGCTCCGTATCTTCTACGAGAAGCGCATGGGCGCGGAGGTCGACGCCGATCTGCTAGGAGATGAGTGGAAGGGCTACGTCCTCCGTGTCGCCGGTGGAAACGACAAACAGGGTTTCCCCATGAAACAGGGTGTCCTGACCAACA GCCGTGTCCGTCTGCTCATGTCAAAGGGCCACTCTTGCTACAGACCACGTCGCGATGGTGAGAGGAAGCGCAAGTCAGTCCGTGGTTGCATTGTTGATGCTAACCTGTCTGTGTTGGCTCTGGTCATCGTCCGCAAGGGCGCCCAG GAAATCCCCGGATTGACCGACGGCAATGTTCCCCGTCGTCTAGGACCCAAGAGGGCATCCAAGATCCGTAAATTGTTCAACCTGACCAAGGAAGATGATGTCCGCCGTTACGTTGTCAAGCGCCTGCTCCCTGCCAAGGAAGGCAAGGAGAATGCTAAGCCCAGATATAAG GCCCCCAGAATCCAGAGGTTAGTGACCCCTGTTGTCCTGCAGCGCAGACGCCACCGTCTGGCACTGAAGAAGAAGCGCCTCAACAAGCGCAAGACAGCCGAGGCTGATTACGCTAAGCTGCTCGCTCAGAGGAAGAAGGAATCCAAG GTCCGCCGCCAAGAAGAGCTGAGGCGCCGGCGTTCGGCTTCCATGCGCGATTCCAAGAGCTCCGACAAGAGTGCGCAGAAGTGA